TTACTATTTTGTATTTGGAAGAGAAACAAACGGCTTACCAGCTAATGTAATCGAAGAAAACTTCGATCATTGTTTACGCATTCCAATGACTGATAAAGTGCGTTCATTAAATTTATCTAATACAGCAGCTATTTTAATTTATGAAGCATTCCGTCAACAAAATTATCCAGGATTAGATTTAGAAATTGTTTATTAAAAGTCGCCATATGGCGACTTTTTTTCTAAAAATAAAAATAATATATAATCATACATTTAAAAAAGGGTACATATTCATATAAAATGGGATATATGAATAAAAATAGATTAGACGGGTTGAGATAAATATGAAGGAACAATATAGTAATCAAAATACCTTTTTAAGTATGATAGATATGGATTTAATAAGAAGAGGATTATTACATGCTATTCAAGATTTAGTATTTATTGTGAAAGTTATTGATGATGAAACATTTAAATATATTTATGTAAATAAATTAGGTATGGATTATGCGAAGCTAAGTGAAGAATGTTATGGAAAAACTTTTGCAGAAGTATTACCGGAAGATACGGCGGAAATATTGCAAGTGCAATATGCAAAAGTAGCGAGCGAAGCGAAAGCACATACCTTTTGTGATGTAGTTAGTTTACCAAAGGGTGAGCTACATTATGAATCTTCACTGAATCCTGTATTTGACGAAGAAGGAGTATGTCAGTTTATTATTTGTATTACAAGGGATATCACAGCTCAAATAGAGGAGAAGATGGAGATAGAGGAAAAACAAATGCTGTTTAAGTCATTACTAGAATATAATAATGACTCCATCATATCTATAGATTCTATAGGAAGAATTACATATGCAAATCCAGCAACGTATGAAATATTTGGATACCGATTTGAAGAATTAAATAATAAGTTTATTTTTGAATTTATTAATAAAGAATATGAAAAAGATTTTCAAATTATATTTAAAGAAGCCATGCAAGGAAGAGCAAAGCAAATTGTTTCAAAGAAATATGTTCATAAAGAAGGGTACGAGCTCTATATTTCCTTGAGAACTATCCCGATTATTGTAAATGGTGAAATTGTTGGAGTATATATTGTTACAAGGGATGTTACAAAGCAAGTATTAAATGAAATGAGAACGGAATATTTAGCTTATTATGATCAGCTAACAGGATTAATGAATAGAATTTCATGTACAAATAAGTTAAATGATTTTTTAAATGAGAAGGTAGCTTTTGCGTTTATCTTTATAGATTTAGATGAATTTCACCTTATTAATGATACGTTTGGTCATAAAGAAGGAGATAAAGTGTTACAAAAAGTTACAGAATGTTTAAGCAGTTTTCAAATACCCGATATGCACTTATTTAGAGAACACGATGATCAATTTGTTATGTTAATAGAAAATATAACGAAAGAACGTGTAGAAGTATTTGCAAAAAGCATACAAAAAAAGATTAGTGAACATTTTGTAATCGAAGAAGAGGACGTGTATTTAAGTGCGTCAATTGGAATTGTAATGGCCCCAACAGATGGAGAAGATGAAAAAATATTATTTCAAAGAGTTGATGCTGCTTTGGAAAAAGCAAAAGAAAAAGGAAAAGGGCATTATCATTTTTATGGCAATGGATTAGATTGTGAGCGTGAAAAAAGATTTATAATAGAAAACCAATTACATCGTGCTATAGAAAAAAATGAATTCTTCTTATATTATCAGCCGCAAATGAATATTGAAACGAAAAAAATAGCTAGTATGGAGGCCTTAATAAGGTGGGAGAATAAAGAATTAGGATTTGTCTCTCCCAATCAATTTATTCCGCTAGCAGAAAGAACAGGATTTATTATTAAGCTTGATGAATGGGTAATAAATGAAGTGTGTCGGCAAATACGTGAATGGTTAAATAAAGGATATGAAGTTGTCCCGATTGCAGTTAATATTTCAGCCAGGCATTTTCGCTCTATTACATTAATAGAGATGATTACACGAGCTTTACATAAGTATAATGTATCAGCTCATTTATTAGCAATAGAGGTTACAGAAGGAGCACTTATACATAAAGATATATCGAAAAGAGTATTGCTACAATTAAAAGAACAAAATTTAAAGATTCATTTAGATGATTTTGGGACAGGGTATTCATCTTTAAGTTATTTAAAAACGTATCCAATTGATACTTTGAAGATTGATCGTTCTTTTATGGAAGGTATACATGTAGATGAACGAGATACGAATATTACGGCTGCAATTATTCATTTAGCTCATACGTTAGAATTAGATGTAATTGCAGAAGGGGTAGAAAAGGCGGAACAAATACAATTTTTGAAGGAAAAGAATGTGAAGTTTGTACAAGGTTATTATTATAGCCGCCCTTTATCAAAATATGATGTGGAAAATGTGTATTATAAATAATTGATAAAAAGTGATGTGCTAAGAAGCACATCACTTTTTATGTGTACCGGGTTTATCATTGTAACCAGATGTAAAAATAGCTGTAAGAAATGTGAGTGATACACCTAAAATTAATAATAATTTCATACTAATATCCCTCCTGTTTTTTCAGTTTACGAATCTGAAATATGAATCGAAATGTATGTAAGGTTCTTAGAAGAAAAGAATTTATTTAAAATGAATAGCGGTGTAAAAACTTTAATACCTATATTATACAGAATTTTCTTTGAATTTTGGAGAGAATTTTATAGCACTACTGTATATTTCATTTTGATTTAAAGAATGTTTGAGGACATCCTAGCATACCTTTTATAATAATCCGATTGAACAAGGAGATGGGGGAGGAGCTATAATGGATATTCTAAAAAAAATTGAACAGCATCGAGAAGCAGAAGAACGCTTACAATGGGAAGGTACGTTTGCGGAGTATTTGGAGCTTGTGAAGGAAAGACCATGGGTGGCTCAAACAGCACACTCTCGCATTTACAATATGATAAAAGATGCTGGAATTGAAGAAGTAGATGGTAGAAGAAAGTATAACTTCTTTAGTAATCAGCTATTTGGTTTAGAGGATGCTTTAGAACGTCTTGTAGAGGAATATTTTCATCCGTCTGCAAAACGATTAGATGTTAGAAAACGTATTTTATTATTAATGGGTCCTGTTAGTGGAGGGAAATCAACATTAGTTACGATGTTGAAACGAGGATTAGAAACATATTCAAGAACAGATCGCGGAGCAATTTTTGCAATTAAAGGATGCCCAATGCATGAAGATCCACTTCATTTAATTCCGCATCATTTACGAGATGATTTCTTTGATGAGTATGGAGTAAGAATTGAAGGGAATTTATCACCACTAAATGTGATGCGTTTAGAACAAGAATATGGTTCAAGAATTGAGGATGTAGTTGTAGAGCGTATTTTCTTCTCGGAAGATCGCCGTACAGGGATTGGTACGTTTAGCCCGTCTGATCCTAAATCACAAGATATTGCCGATTTAACAGGTAGTCTGGACTTTTCTACGATTGCAGAATATGGTTCAGAATCAGATCCACGTGCGTATCGATTTGATGGAGAATTAAATAAGGCAAACCGAGGAATGATGGAGTTCCAAGAGATGTTAAAATGCGATGAGAAGTTTTTATGGCACTTATTATCGCTTACGCAAGAAGGGAATTTCAAAGCGGGAAGATTTGCGCTTATTTCAGCAGATGAATTAATTGTAGCGCATACGAATGAAACAGAGTATCGCTCATTTATAGCAAATAAGAAAAATGAAGCATTGCACTCAAGAATTATTGTAATGCCAGTTCCTTATAATTTACGAGTAAGTGAAGAAGAACATATTTATGAAAAAATGATTCGTGAAAGTGACGTGTCCGATGTGCACATTGCACCGCATACACTTCGGGTTGCAGCAATGTTTACGATTTTAACTAGATTAAAAGATCCGAAGCGTCCAGATATTGATTTAATTAAAAAGATGCGTTTGTATGATGGAGAAACGGTAGAAGGTTATAATGCGATTGATGTAGAGGAGTTGCAACGCGAATATCAAGATGAGGGTATGAAAGGTATTGATCCTCGTTATGTTATTAACCGCATTTCTTCTACAATTATTCGAAAAGAGGTACCATCTATTAACGCATTAGATGTGCTTAGGTCGTTAAAAGATGGGTTGGATCAGCATCCATCGATTAGTAATGAAGACCGAGAGCGTTACATGAATTTCATCTCATTAGCGAGAAAAGAATACGATGAAATTGCTAAAAAAGAAGTACAAAAAGCATTTGTTTATTCGTACGAAGAATCCGCTAAGACACTTATGGATAATTACTTAGATAATGTGGAAGCGTACTGCAATAAGTCGAAATTACGTGATCCGTTAACAGGTGAAGAAATGAGCCCGGATGAAAAGTTAATGCGCTCAATTGAAGAGCAAATTGGAATCTCAGAAAATGCTAAAAAAGCATTCCGGGAAGAAATATTAATTCGCATCTCTGCTTATGCACGTAAAGGGAAACGCTTCGATTATAATTCGCACGAACGTCTTCGTGAAGCGATTCAGAAGAAGCTATTTGCTGATTTAAAAGATATAGTGAAAATTACAACATCAACGAAAACACCAGACGAGAACCAGTTGAAGAAAATCAATGATGTTGTTGCACGTTTAATTGATGAGCACGGCTATAATTCTTCTTCAGCAAATGAATTATTACGCTATGTAGGTAGCCTGCTAAATCGATAGTTTGATAACAAAACGCTGTCTCTTGTATTTTGCGGGACAGCGTTTTATTATCCGTTCATATGTGTAAAGTGTCATACCTTGTCCAAATACAATAAATTAAGATGCAATTTTATGAATTTATTGTCAATTATTTTTACAATATGCATATGATAGAGTAACCAACCATTCAT
This genomic window from Bacillus anthracis str. Vollum contains:
- a CDS encoding sensor domain-containing protein; this encodes MKEQYSNQNTFLSMIDMDLIRRGLLHAIQDLVFIVKVIDDETFKYIYVNKLGMDYAKLSEECYGKTFAEVLPEDTAEILQVQYAKVASEAKAHTFCDVVSLPKGELHYESSLNPVFDEEGVCQFIICITRDITAQIEEKMEIEEKQMLFKSLLEYNNDSIISIDSIGRITYANPATYEIFGYRFEELNNKFIFEFINKEYEKDFQIIFKEAMQGRAKQIVSKKYVHKEGYELYISLRTIPIIVNGEIVGVYIVTRDVTKQVLNEMRTEYLAYYDQLTGLMNRISCTNKLNDFLNEKVAFAFIFIDLDEFHLINDTFGHKEGDKVLQKVTECLSSFQIPDMHLFREHDDQFVMLIENITKERVEVFAKSIQKKISEHFVIEEEDVYLSASIGIVMAPTDGEDEKILFQRVDAALEKAKEKGKGHYHFYGNGLDCEREKRFIIENQLHRAIEKNEFFLYYQPQMNIETKKIASMEALIRWENKELGFVSPNQFIPLAERTGFIIKLDEWVINEVCRQIREWLNKGYEVVPIAVNISARHFRSITLIEMITRALHKYNVSAHLLAIEVTEGALIHKDISKRVLLQLKEQNLKIHLDDFGTGYSSLSYLKTYPIDTLKIDRSFMEGIHVDERDTNITAAIIHLAHTLELDVIAEGVEKAEQIQFLKEKNVKFVQGYYYSRPLSKYDVENVYYK
- a CDS encoding PrkA family serine protein kinase codes for the protein MDILKKIEQHREAEERLQWEGTFAEYLELVKERPWVAQTAHSRIYNMIKDAGIEEVDGRRKYNFFSNQLFGLEDALERLVEEYFHPSAKRLDVRKRILLLMGPVSGGKSTLVTMLKRGLETYSRTDRGAIFAIKGCPMHEDPLHLIPHHLRDDFFDEYGVRIEGNLSPLNVMRLEQEYGSRIEDVVVERIFFSEDRRTGIGTFSPSDPKSQDIADLTGSLDFSTIAEYGSESDPRAYRFDGELNKANRGMMEFQEMLKCDEKFLWHLLSLTQEGNFKAGRFALISADELIVAHTNETEYRSFIANKKNEALHSRIIVMPVPYNLRVSEEEHIYEKMIRESDVSDVHIAPHTLRVAAMFTILTRLKDPKRPDIDLIKKMRLYDGETVEGYNAIDVEELQREYQDEGMKGIDPRYVINRISSTIIRKEVPSINALDVLRSLKDGLDQHPSISNEDRERYMNFISLARKEYDEIAKKEVQKAFVYSYEESAKTLMDNYLDNVEAYCNKSKLRDPLTGEEMSPDEKLMRSIEEQIGISENAKKAFREEILIRISAYARKGKRFDYNSHERLREAIQKKLFADLKDIVKITTSTKTPDENQLKKINDVVARLIDEHGYNSSSANELLRYVGSLLNR